A segment of the Cotesia glomerata isolate CgM1 linkage group LG2, MPM_Cglom_v2.3, whole genome shotgun sequence genome:
TACGGTTCGCGTAACTTTAACTGACCGTAACGATCTTTAGATCCATgacattattcattttttttatttatcatttttatatttattgacgTTTACATGCCTCGGTTACATACTTTGTGCTTCCGCGTtataaaattgacaattttcatCCAATTTAGTCTACAActtgattaatattattattgttggtGTTATTACTATCATTAACTTGATATAGAGAGctgttttttttagaaaattttgaatttttttttgctttataattttctaaatattaaaaatttgataattaagaCAATTATGAAACAACGTATAAGTCTcgtgttattaaaaaaaaattataacaataataataatgagcattcgtctaattaattaaataaaataattcaagagtcgtaaaatctattgtttaaatttttaatttcattgttaGAATGGAATCAGAAGGATTCTCGCATTAAAAGACacctaaataaataaatggatGATGAAAAAGAATATtagtgaataaaatatttaattatttagtggTAACGACTCGACGATCTAATCTTGCAGCGCTTTCACGCGTAGCACAATTCttgttgttaattattatttagattcACTGACGGCCTGACGGGTTTCCTTCCGCCTTTAACTCTCTACTTCCTATATTTACCttacattatatatatcttCCTTTACAACTAACGTTCCGTAAtagttgtatttttttaatgtattattaattgcatagagaaaaaattactcgaGTCGGGAATCATTTCTGGTGAATCATTTTGACGTTACTCGAGGTTTGATCTAGAGATTCctcgttttaaaaaatttatcggtaCAGTAGACTTATGTTTGAATCGTTCTATACCAAATGACCAAATTTTAGAAatcgtatttttttatatatatcaaaagcAGCTtatctgtatatttttaacgcTCAATCTccaaaagtttttaatatatgaataaaatcttaaaaaattcattttatagtCTAGTCTCCAtacaataaaatgtaaaaaattcagctaaattcaaaaatattattttttatttttactgagTTGGTATGAAACgatatgtttatatttaccAAATATTAGCAATCAAACACCGTATATGGTACGCTAAACACATCCTGTACTATTTTGTACATTATGGAAAACGCCCGCTTAAAAATAAACGACATTTGGAATTTTCTCAATTATACTACGCCAGTTCGTTAGACTCAACTGTCCATTGCTCATCAAAGCAACCATTTTTGTGAtttgagttataaaaaatgtggAAAGAAGCAATAATTTGTATAATCGgtactttttgtattttggtaagtcaaaaaaattatattcaataaataattaaatttttttgaggagATTTAATGGCTGCCTAAAGTCAagtaaagtataataattaacaaaaaaaaattttttaatgaattcaaactaattttaacaagtaaaagaaaaattctattgaaaaaaaaaattgtttatcgTAAAATTAGCACCTGGGCCTTAAAGTACGACAACcaactcaagaaaaaaaattttatgaatattaaaataattaattttatggtcATAGTATTTAACGTACTCGGtaggatttaaaaatttaacgacATTTATCAATTGGCTGGGTACGCGCACATATACTTATTAACAAGTAAGTGTGTATTGTGTATAAGTTAGGGAAAAAAAATGACCAGTACAATTTTAGGGGATGCCGACTGAATGCTTGTACACATAGCACGCCGAAAATTATATGGTACTAGCGGACCCAACAGACGCTGTCCTGTACACATGTCTtgaattggaaaattttaaacttttttttaaataagctgTAACAGTTTGGAccgttttgataaaaatttttattaaaacgttattgcaatataatatttaaattagcacgtgatttattttcatagaataaCCCAAAATTTTCCTGAATCTGATCGCAGCGTCTACTATCGGGACACACtagaattaaaatgaaatatttttgaatattcgACATTACGATCGCAGCGCTATTTGTCGGATCCAATACAAAACATTCCAAGATCAACAACTGAGTATTCTCGTGTACCCAGCTAATATAAATTACGATTTAAACAACCAGAAAATccaaattttgttattatttaatatttactatttgATATCAGCAGTGATTAAAGCTCCTCAATAATCAATGGTTAATCATCGtattatgatttttcaaaatcattttatgAATTCTACTTAATTACAGCAAATAGTTGATTCGCATCCTTCAATTGTATCAACTAGTTTCGatgcaaaaaaagaaaatcagGATGTAAAATATACTGTTTACCCTGAGAGTCATGGTgactcaaaattttgttttaaaccATCAAAAATGGCAGACGCACTGTAAATCcaagtgttttaaaagtgactacaaaTGGGCATTTAACATAGGAAATTTAAAACACGTGaaagtgttttaaaagtgactacaatGCTTTAAGATAGGAACAAAACACTTTATGtgtattttgttaaaacaCTTGGATTTACAGTGCAATTCGTATATGCCTTCAGtggaattaataattgatagcTTTTTACCGTTtgtaagtttttaataatcattcaCTTCTGTATCATGAACATCTaaacatctatttttcattCACTGAATCAAACAGAAAAATCTTCTGAAATTTTGGCACAGAAAGAATCCTTTCTTTTCATAGTACAGCCATCGCATTCAGAATATGCAGGTGAAGGATTGAGACTGATCACATTAAGCTCAAACTTTTGCACATCTTATttgtttctatttttaaacataataaatatggtgggtgtttttattttttactgtgtgagCAATTTGCATTATTTCTATACATGGAAGTCCATAAATAAAACTTCACAAAATCTTAAGGAAAGTTACaaagaaaagataaaattagTACTAAGTTGGCTGCTTAATACTGTTCTTTGGATTTTGGTAAGCCGAAAAATATACTCATACGATATACTCAAAAATAGTtctgatgttttttttttgtttctaaaaTATAATTCTGTTCAATTACAGTTATCATTTCTTGCATATACAATGTGCAATCTTTATTTCGAAAAAGTCGATTTCTTCTATGAACAAAACGTTCGCTTTGATGTTGATCAAGAATCAATATTATGTTTAACGCCACAGCCATTCGCAGAAAAATTGGCTACAACTTTATCCGAAAAGAGAATAAATGGCGCTGCAAACTTCgtaagtttttcaaaattactaccattagaaaaaaaaatgatttaaaacatctaatgatttttaatccTTTTACAGAATCAAACCGATGAATTTGTCCAAGATTCCTAACAAGAAGAACAGCATATTTTGATTACAAGGCACTGGGattcattttatatatttgacgataatttttggaagaaattgACGGTCTACTTGCTATTGTCTGGAGAATACGTACTGCTAAAGATCTTTATTGTATTCCCCACACTTATAGTGATGACCATCGCGTTCATGATTTATTCCACAACGCTTGTTGTAAAGTCAATTTATATGTTACTGGATCAGCTTTTTGACTTGAAAAAAGAACTTGATTCTAAAGTTATAATTACACCAGTATTAACTCTAGAATCTAATCTCAAGGGCAGTGTGACTTCAGAGttatgcacagaaaaaaagtgattattattttgtataacGGCGATGCAACTTTCAgttcaataatataatatgtgCCTTAATACAGTAAGTAGGATTTAATACATGAGACACAAATTCAGAAtcactttttttctgtgtagataaacattttttgtataatttctTGATCGAACataattctcaataaaaagttcttataattttactctgtttttatttattgaccaGCTTGTAAACATTTTTTGACATTAACCATCATCGGGCATCATCTCACttctactaattttttagtagGATTTCCGATGTAATGACACCGTGTTACTGATGACGATTGTTATGAAAAGATGACGATATAACTGTACTGCTGGCGAGAAATCAGCTGCTGACAATTCTATAAATTACTTACCCAATACAAGTAGTTTCTATTCTTCGGCAATTAGAAATTTACGCATaaccaaattaaaaatcacggcgttatttattacagaacATGTTatgtttgattttaaaaatcactaaGAGAAATCTCTCgttataatctttttttttcttattcatgAATAAAGAAGCTTCCATAAACttcagtttaaaaataaatttttatgtatttctatatatatatatatatattgtaaattaaagtaattattattatttcattcttAAACAATAcatcacaattttttgaagagaaaattacattttttaacagttaaaaaatttttcaggcctttcaaaaaattttttatgttcaattaaactttttttttgtgcggTTCAAGTTTTTTATCCTCTTTAaccaacttaatttttttaatcgatatACTCCTGATCAATTTCCaattaaaatcagtattttttttaactaccgtaaatttaaattaatgtaataGAATGTGTAGACAACTATCAATCATCgaatacttaaatttaataagttaattaaatacatAACATGACTGTTATGTACTCTTCATATTTcaacataataaatataaagcaaattaattaaaataagataACTATCTAATGATCGAGATAGTTGATACAAATTGACGAAATATCAATTACAGCATGTTAATTTCCTGAGATACAAGTTTTGATCACTAAGAGCTCCACCAAATAATGTTAAGCTAAaagttaaaagttttaaataaatgattggtATTAGTATTGGTATTACTCATTAATACTAATCACCGTAACATTGATACCGATCAGCGTGTTGATCAACGTACTCTGTAGTTGCATAAAAGTCAATcgattttataaatctaaCTCGCCGTCGTCATTGCCATTTATTAAACAACTTCCcaattaaacgaaaaaaaaaattatttccttcATATGTAAATCTATCGCAATATCACTAATGcccataataataaaaaacataaataaataaataattaaaataaagtatctatgtagtaatttcaaattagtgaagctaaaataaaaatcaacatTGCTATCTGTACCGTCTCACTTTACATTACTTGTGAATCGAGAGTACAAATAACGATTACAAAATCCAAGAATCGGTTTAGTTATTCTATTCGACGATTAGATTCCTCGAGCCTCGAAAGTCCTATTTTATTGACTCAAAACGACATAACATTCAGTTGGACATCGATATCGACATCCATAATGTCATTCACCGTTAATTGCATTTACTCGCGGTTCGATAGTAAATTATACTAACATTAAACAGCTGAGTATACAAGGAGAATCGAATTAAAGACACTCGTCgtagtattttatttagaaactTTTTACAAAAGATTACTAAAGAAGTGAATTGtctaattgatattttattggcctaactttagtttttttttcatcagagaGCAGAGCCCGGAGCAAAAAACTATGACGAAAAATATgtgaattaaatgaaaataaatataaaaagtaaacaagtgaatgaatgtaaaaaaatataagtatcaGGGACACATAAACGAGAAAACTCGTTGATCTAGCCTGCTAACTAcgtatcaattttatttggtTAATTGTGAGATGAAAAAGTTCACGACAACAGCCTCGGGGAATAAAATCCACGCCCGTTTGTATAACCAAGGTCGCGATTAAACCAGTGACTGATTCGACGGTCGAGTTGTGACACCAAAGTCGTATGTATTATTGTTGCAAAAGATTCGCACGAGTTCGAAATTGTTTGCACTAATGGAAACTCATTCCAGTCGCTAATATCTTTCACTAATTATCGAGTGGCCTacatagtttataaattacttgctattgattttttttacggcTGTTCTAAGcttttattatgttttatagattcgcggtttttcatttttgtcaaaatttgtACATTTGTTTTCtatacggaaaaaagaaaactcgaaaaattacaatttataatgcaatgtggcgcttcgtgatgaaaattggaaaaattacagtttcagattgtaattattacagattttataagaactACATtttagaatgtaatatttacattgaaagctgtgaaaattaaattcaaaaattgaatttaaaaaaatgttatttcaaactgtaatttttctaattttgattacgacggaaccgattttatattttatactgtaattattcttgttttcttttttccgtgtaagtaTAAATGTTTTGAACTTGAATTTTGACAAAAGTATAAGcgatacaaaaaattgtttgaacacttgttttatagaaaattaaatttcttacaaaaaaggtttcttataatttttttgtatctctaATATTGTTTcggaaatttaagtttaaagtTTTGCACTGGGATCTATTATTTATCGCTTCTAATTAAtcgaataaaaaatgtaattattttgtCTCAACAGTTCCGCTCGCTCCTTAATATAACATGATCGCGGGATTTTTCTCCGGCGTGAGCAATTGAGACTTTAAAAGCTGATAAATTGCAGGATAAACTGGAGCAAGTGTGATGGATAATAGAGAAGGCGGCGTAATTCTTAAGTTTAAGTACTGTGGGATCAAGGCACACGAAAGGCCGCTGGCACATAACacgatttatttaatatatatatatagaaacatagtatatgtatatgtatatatatatatatatatatatatatatatatatatatatatatatatatatatatatatatatatatatatcgaaAGAtagtatatgtatatgtatatatttatatatggggagaaaaatttactttcgaTCGTAATAGTTAGCATTGAGCTGGTTCACTCACGTGGAGCTCCGCGTGAGGGTTGGAAAGGTtgtcactaaaaaaattcgttttttttttattttctatcttaattcaattaaaatctCTGTTAGtgattttattgattcaaTTCCTTAAACagttataaagaaaaaaattatataaaaaataaataaatttttcgctgtataaatataatgaacattaacttaaattattcatGTCCTTTCCTCAAGCATTCGTTACCCGTAACCCGTAACTCGTTTCATAATAACAAACGTCCCAATAATAACGGCCCgagttgagaaaaaaattaattaaatgtattttaaactttaaaatcaGATAACTTTTAGGtcttaaatataaagaataaattcacCGCTTAAATTCAGTAATTGGCTTCCGcgattttaagttttattcaACGTGTAATGTAACCAGTCTGTAGTTTAAGACAGACTATTTTAACATATCGCATCAGATGTAttgtacactgagaaaaaaaaaattttttgtccagaaaaaaaatttcttgactcaagaatcgtttaaattaaatttcggttttttgacaaaaaaatatcaatatttatcatgataataaagtattgacattaattttgatagattaataaataaatagattcacttgaattaaacaaaaaataattcgatcaatttttgagacaagaaaatatattcttgtgacaagaaaattttctcaaaacttcTGATTGACTATTTActtatatttgtatttttatttatattatgtatattgtacatacatataaataatgtTTACACTAATATAATCTGATCATCTGTATACATTTGATATTATGTTACAAGTGTATATGGTACAGGTAAAAGTGTGTAAACACTCTTCTGtgatatgaatttatttttttattttttaagaaaacttGTATGGtccagaatttaaattttgagaattttttaatgattggagtattaaaacattttttttaaaggtcaaatgtaataaaaaagtagaGTATACAATActcgattttattattattattgtagcttactaaaaaaaatttcttatagttggataattttttctatgaaaaaataaattttaaaacttggaaaaaattcatacgttcggttttttttaattaaaaaaaataaatgtacatCCAGTGAGATGATATTTAAAGATTTTGGttgttattataaaagtataaGTCTTACGTATATTTCAGTtgatatacatgtatatatatatagaagaaGTAAAGCGTAGTCGCGTCGTCGATACGGTGAAAGCTGATATTTTGTAATACTTGGCTACTATATATCCAATATAATACAGCATAGCACTACTCATTCGGTTCCATTCCATTCCTATCTGCAGGTACGGTCACCTGGACATGTTTAGCTCTATATATCCTAGCTATGCTGAAGATAACAGAGAGTAATTTCATTTATGCTGGGCTCAGATACTGAATTAACTGCATTCTTACTATACCACTCACACATTATtactatattatatacattatatattatatatttatgagctATCTTAGAGATATTTTAACCGTTTTAACGCCATGAccattttttacaattgttCAATTCAGGTATTATCTGCAAATATATTTATGCGCCTTTATTGTGTAAAATAATTAGCAGTGACGCGCATACATTTAGTCACACCCAAGATTCTTACATACGCTGGCATTTACCGACACCgactaaattataattgtcTGTCCAGTTATTAAGTTCTAtggatttatattttttagattgaGATTACTGAGGCCTGAGGggtgataaaaaatgattaaggaTCGgagcttaaataaataattattttatttataggtattgagacaaaaataataataaaaaatgagattGAAACCTTGAATTCGAAAGTCGTGTGCCTTCGTCTCtggcttatttttttttatttttattccgatatattattaatattcgaTGGAAAATATATAGATTTGTTGACCTTGACAAACAACTTTAAATCGTCCAGTTTTTaagctttttttaaatttatttttattcggaaAAAACTTACAATGTGTGTCAGTATTATTTTTGATCCTGATTATTgtgtgttaaaatctaaatataACTGAaccagaaattaaaaaatacttaaagtaaaatttacttaaatccggaaaaaaatttttttcagcataCAAAAATCTAAACGATAACTTTTAATTGATtagatgtaatttttactcatcataaaaatttttttaatgattttaaaatgcaaattttgttttgttaaatttacttcactgttaatttttaaaacttatcaaatattttatttatttaaaaattcttttaatatttaataaaaataaatcaaatttatttttattaaaaaaaaatttttttttatcaaatattaaaaaattaaatattgaatattaaaagttaaatattaaatattaaaattttattgtcatcttagattttttaaaaattaaaaaaaaataatttacaagctTAGTGATTATATAACCGGTGATAAAACTATTCCGACGACAAacaaaacataaaatattccttaaaaaaatatctgtcaatttaaatattattataaatctatTAATATTACTTTGTCACGATAGATTGgcaaatttaacatttaaaaatcagGATAAACATAtgtaatatatacatatataaagtGAAATAGATTATATAACAGCAAACACCGTAAAGTATAGTGATTATACAGTTGTATTAATCGAGCGTATAGTTTTACaagaattaaaatgaaattaagatTGACTGCTTGCTTAagttaagaatttattcttacacgatttttaattcgttaaaaatggatatttaataatacatCTAGCTAGACGTGGCAcagaataatataataataaaaatccgttcaacatatttatatta
Coding sequences within it:
- the LOC123260111 gene encoding uncharacterized protein LOC123260111 → MWKEAIICIIGTFCILQIVDSHPSIVSTSFDAKKENQDVKYTVYPESHGDSKFCFKPSKMADNSYMPSVELIIDSFLPFNQTEKSSEILAQKESFLFIVQPSHSEYAGEGLRLITLSSNFCTSYLFLFLNIINMVGVFIFYCVSNLHYFYTWKSINKTSQNLKESYKEKIKLVLSWLLNTVLWILLSFLAYTMCNLYFEKVDFFYEQNVRFDVDQESILCLTPQPFAEKLATTLSEKRINGAANFNQTDEFVQDS